The sequence CCAGTTGCTTTCTCTAGATGAATAGCTTtaaggggagagagggaaatcTATGTACTACATGAATCCCAGGGCATTTAATTTGGCTGTCAGCTTGTGAAGTTTCTCATGTAGATTCTTTCAGATACCATACAGCTATCCTCTGGACTTCCATTATTGTGTTACCTGTACTTCACTGTGACTTGTTTAGAAGTTCTTGTTGCTAAAATATATCTACACATTTGTACCTCACTAGGCATATGAAGGAAAAGCTTGTATATAGTATTTGGCTCTCATTTAAGCTGCCAATTTCAGGTCTTAGTCTTATTCGTGGACAAAACTTTCTAAAAGGCTAGTTTTGCATTGTCTGTTATAATGAGATCATCTGTCTAGCCTTCTCTGTATATGTGAAATGTTCCATTTGCATTGTTATGCTCACAGTCTGTATATCTGTGTTAATTGTACCCTTGATTCAACAGAAATGCTCCAGTAAAACTGTAGTTACAAATTCATACAGGTTGCTTAGTATCCACCTTACTCTCACAGTACAGATATGCTTAGAGAATCCTGACTTAATGAAAAAGTCCTAAGTGTAAAAAATATCTGTTAAATACCAAGCTATATCTCAAGTGAGGTTGTTTGGAAGTTTGGTTAAGatggcttgtttgttttggttggttgggtttttttaaaatcttatgtTTTTAATTCTTACTGATACTGAACTATCAACACTTTTTCTAGGAACAGTTGGAATTATCTAAAAGGGAAATAGTTGGGCTTCAGGAAAGAGACAGACAACTGCAAAGCAAGAACAGAAATTTGCACCAGttacttaaaaatgaaaaggatgAAGTGAGTTATTTTATACATTAACACAAATCATTATATAGAtattgaagattttttttttattattttttgcacGGAGTCTTGTAATTGCTCAttttaaatgtggttttttgttggtaAATGTTGTCTTTCAAGGTGACTGGCATGTTGCATAtgaataatataataatatccCTATAAGGGCTATGTTCAAGTTATAGCAATAGTAGAGAGTATTGCTGGAATGCAGATGTGCAGTTTTCAGAGATTTTCTGTACAGCTTTATCTTAGGATGTTCAGATATATCAAAAAGTAGGAGGGGCAACAGGATTCAGTCACTTATGCAAACATTTGTGTATACAggcttttggggttttcttaTTATGTTATAGAAGGGAGCAAAAGACCAATAAGAAGGGAGGTGGGGGGAAACCCAGCTCAAAACCACAGTCTCATAAAAGTTAAATATCTTGAAACAATCAAGATCAGAAAACACTTTGACATCCATGACACTTCTTAGTTTGGGATTTGTTTCCTGTATGCTCCTTCCCTAACATTGTACTTCACATAGCTCCTGTGTTTTTGTAAATGTGGCTCCTCTAAGTTTCTGTGAATGTTCTGTGTTCATAAACATATTCATACAGTTGGGAATCACAGCACTAACTGGACATAGTGAACTTCCTGAAGCTCCAGCCTACGATACTGAATGTGCTGAATGTTTGTAAGGTTaaatcagaaaattttaaaaaccccagaTAATAGAACCCTAGGAATTGATAGTACATGTCAAGAATTTGCTTTATGATGTTTTAGTGTTCTTTTAGACCTAATGGAATAGTCTGTCTTTCAATGTCCTGCTGCCCCAAGGaaggaaagtttatttttttagtgtAAGCCTAACAAGCATGCTTTAGAATTGGAGTAAACCTAGTTCTTGAATATGAATTACTGAAAGTAAAGATATATCTTTCTCTACTCTGTCCAATAAAGGCATTAAAAGTTATATGATTTATCAGAACATTCAGTTGTACTTTAGAGGAATTATAGTATTATAATCTGCTGCTTATGATGTGGGTTTTTGCTGAAAACAAGGTAGCTCTCCTGAGATAAGTCTGAGATCAGAGTCCATGGGGTGGGAGGGCTCTTCTGATTGCTTCTGTTGCTTCCTTTCACCAGAAGTACAGTTTAATAGAAGTTTTGTTTTGCCTCatgtgttttggttttcagaagaaatttgtTTGTACTTTAGTTGAAGAAACAGCCTTTTGTGGCATTGCTTTTAGGTTCAGAAGCTACAGAACATAATTTCAAGTAGAGCTACACAATACAATCATGATatgaagaggaaagagagagaatatAACAAATTAAGGGAACGCTTACATCAGTTAGTCAtgaataaaaaagacaaaaagttaGGTAAGTAGCTCTTTGAATTTTACCACAGCAAAGTTAGGATATTCTGTATGTTATTCAGAGCcaatttttaagcatttttatctttaaagGCAATGCAACCCTCTTGGAGATTTTATTTGAGTGCTAGAACGTTAAAGAAAAGTCTTACACAGTCAATTAACATGAAATATTGCATCTTTTCTACATTGTGTTCCATAAGATCACATACCAAGCATAAACCAAATGCTGATCTTTACCAAATGAGGTGGgattgttttttgggtttttttttccttactaaGGAAAATTTATTCCTCAGATTCCATAGGAATCAACACGTATGCTGGAGCCATCTCCCCTCTATTTTCTTCCTAGTGTTGCTATCAAAAGATTTTGGATAATGCCATAAACACTGTATTGTTCCAATCAGTTGCCATCAGAAAGGCACTGTATGAAATTTTTACTCTGGAGATACTGTACTTGCTTATGGTTAGCACAAGTACTGAGAAGTTTGAGAGGAAGTACCAGGATGTACTGTCTTGTACTATGAGAGGAAGCAACACAAGGCAGATGTACCATTCTATACTGTGTGAAGTAAGGAGAAACCAGATCTCCTTTATCATCAGTACTTGTATGTTGTACTGCTCAAAAATTGTGTTCAGGACCTTCATCAGTGCTATTTACCATGtagttttctgtgaaaaacagctggaaatggtATTATTGTTAGGTATTAGAAAAGAATACCTTTTGGTTCATATAGCTGGCCCTGAACTATTTATGTAATATATCTCCAGTGGAAGTGCTGCTCTTGTCCACCTGTCACCCCCAAACTCAGCTGTTTGCCAGCTGTAGTGCATGTTTTAGTAAGCTCATTTAGCTCTCTAAACCAGAAGAAAACTATTCATGTTGTGGCCAAGATGGTTTTCTGCTGACTTAGTTTTCTGAAAGTCCTTGTGGTTAAGCCAAACCAGGTTAGGACACAGTAGGAGGAACACCTATTTTGGTGCAGACAGTCTTTAGATATCAGTTCAGTAAGCTCTAGAAACCTCACTCTCACATCAGCAAAACTTAAACATTCCTGATTTCACGTGGCTAGTGCTAGTTCAAGTACAAGTGAGGTGAAAATAGCAGGGTTTTAAAACTAGTTACTGTGTTCTTAGCTAACAAGCTTGGACCACTAATCTGTAGTCATAtattgggttttggtttttgttggtgatgtggattttttaattttattttatttttattcaaatgtaGACAGAGAAGTTTGTTTTTGAGGAATACCTTATGAAAGATTAATAAGTTCCTTACCCTAAGCAGGAGATAAAAGTGACATTATTGCCAGAATGAGCATAGAGTTGATAAATTGATATAAAGGTTGAAGATTAAAGTGTCATTaagaaatgcataaaaaaaGATATGACAGGATGAGAATGCATCCTTCTGAATTTCCAAActctaaaactttttttctttgactaTGGTATTTTTGCTTTAAGCAGAGTCATGCAAATTGAGGGGGAAATTTGGGTAATGTGGTCTttttataataaatacataTCAATGCAAtgtcatttaaatatttatctatttGCATATTGTTTCACACTTTGAAATATCCTTTTCATTTGTAGCTATGGAAGTTCTAAATTATGTTGGTAGAGCTGATGGGAAGAGAGGTGCATGGAGGACTGATAAGACAGAAGCCAGGTAGTTGTCTTAGAACATTAATTGAAGCATGTGTTAGGGCTGTTATGTTGTTACTGTAAGATTATTTCTTCCAGAAACGAAGAAGAAATGTACAAAGTTCTGTTAAGTGATTATGAACAACGCCAAAAGCAGCTTTTACTGGAAAATGCTGAGCTAAAAAAAGTTCTTCAGCAAATGAAGAAAGATATTATTTCACTTCTTCcaccacagaaacaaaaacctAAAGAAAGATCTGAAGATGGACTGGTAAGTATTCTTCAATTAATATTAAATCTCCATAGTAGTTTGGCATTGTGCTAGAGTAATTTGATAgttactcaaaaaaaaaaagcaaacctctTCTGAGAGTTGCAGTGGATTGAACATCATGTTCTTTGCATGAAATCCATCCATGTTTAAATATTCTGCTCTCTGTGAACAATGCACAGTGTGTTTTTTCCAGTAAGTCAatgaaaaacttgaaaatactCTTTGAATGAATTTAAATGCAATAGCTACTGGTATGTAATTCTATATTGCAATGCAGAATAGTGGATTTTGCATGCCTGGgggtttttgcttgtttgtctCCAGATTTTAAGTATTTCTTCACATGGGATGTTTTTATTGAACAGTTTATTGCCATGGCTGTGTAGAAAAGTATTAGATTCTCTGTCACCTTCTTTGTAAGGTATGAGTACTTTTCTTGACTGGATGACTTGGCCTCATACTGGGCAGCTACTGCTTAACTCTGATGTCAGAACTCAGCAGTCTGAACCTGTCTAGGTTGAAGATGTGAGAGTGACTGAGTCTTGCTAGCTGACCCACAGCCTCTGTGTTGGGGATCTGGAGACTGCCTGGCCACATGCCTCCTCAGCATTATGCTGTCAGGGAACTGAACTCCCTGAGAGTCAAATTTCCCTGGATGGAAAACTCTTTATGTAAgggttttccttctcttcagtAAATCGAATCTATGCACATATTTATATAAGTGCTTACACGTATTTGGCGGGTTGAAATGGTTTGCAGCTTCTTATTTCTGCTCCTACAGGTGCTGTCAGACCAGGAGGAAGATATTGGGGAATTAAATAAAGAGAATATGTGGGAATTATCTTGTGAAACTGTGCGAGAACAGCTTACCAACAGCATTAGAAAACAGTGGCGAATGTTGAAGAACCACGTTGAAAAGCTGGATAACCAAGGTTGGTGTTTAACTGCATGTGTAcatataaaatgcattttagaaaaattaatgcagATATGGCTCTTTGAAATAATTGGATGCAAAATATGCAATTCCCTCTCAAGAGCCTTGCCTTGCCACATCCTCTGAGACTTCTTGTGGCATTCTAAAACAAACTGACTGTGGTTTGGTGCTGGACTctcctcatttccagctgttaAACAGCATTAAGACAgctaaaaatatataaaattcttTCCTAGTATTATTTTCCCATGCAAGTAAATGCAGCCACTACCACAGGGATGTTTGCTGTCAAGAGTAAGATTGAGAAGGTCATGCATGCAATTGCAAATAAAAGAGCAGATGGCCTTTGAGAGTATGTTTACACCCTAGAAAGGATTTCAAGAATGCTTGTAATACTTTATTTGGTGTAAGTAACTGAAAAATAAGCAccagaaaaaatgtaaaaattattttcttctttttttggaaTAATCTTCTAGGGTTTTTTAGTTTATAGGGATGACCATAGTATAGCCCTTTAGGATTCTATTAGTGTTGAAGTACAGGCTTTAGGGGATCAAAACTTTGGCTTCTTACAATCATTGTGATTTAGCTATGCATTAAGTTAACTAAACGAGTATGTAATTGTACAAAATGCAACCATTTCTGTAATTCATTCCCTTACTGGAATGAAAACACACATCCAATGTTTGTTAGCTCCATTTCTCCTTCACAGGACTTGAAAGGAAAGGCTTTTTATATCTCTGATAAATATAGTTACTGTCATATTTTTATGAACACATAAGCCCTTGAAAAATGGGCTCAGAAGAATGGGCTAACAGCatgtcagtgaaaaaaaatctttagttGTCttgagttttcttttaaatgactGCTGAAATAGGCAAGGATTTTGTGTAACACTGCAGTGTAGATGGTGGGTTTGCCTTGGGAAATGTGAAACAGCcatgttttgttgcttttttttttttttttttccctgaactgGATTTGATGGATAATTACTCGTGCAGCATCAATTTTGGATCTCTTGTCTCTGGTAGCAGTGTTTTTGAGGACACTGTCTATCTGTCTTTCAGCTTGAAACAAGTAGTCTAAAATCTTTTGCTCTTCCAAAGAGTCTCTGATAcgaggttttggggtttttaaaacttgttttaaatctgctttcttccctcctcttaGTGTCACGTGGACATTCAGGAGCTTGGAATGAAAAAGATGTCATTTCAAGGGAAGACCATGAGCTAGAAACTGGAAAACTAGAGTTAGAGATTCAACAATGTAAAGAAATGATCAAAACTCAGCAACAGCTCTTACAGGTAGCAGgccttattttttcttatttctctcaATTGAATCCaagtgtattttatttattgttccACTCTTCTTGCCTCTGAGCCTTTCTCCATATTCCTTAagcatgcttttaaaatataacaacTTAGTGGGTTGTCTGAATATAACTATGCTAGTGGCTTAGTTAATAATTTAAGGATTTTATACTCCTGGTAGGAATAATTCTGGGGGCTAAACAAAGGTGAGGCTGCC is a genomic window of Oenanthe melanoleuca isolate GR-GAL-2019-014 chromosome 8, OMel1.0, whole genome shotgun sequence containing:
- the SSX2IP gene encoding afadin- and alpha-actinin-binding protein isoform X2 codes for the protein MGDWKTVTVPLLSSDSKNIFPYTSERKRSPASMNSQVLRLSLPSPKNMYSFFGAFCTEENLEQSISYIDRELTTMGFPSIYAEPKGKELNLVCIINCMNELLVLQHKNLRAQEEVEIQHLKLGSDMDHLQNCYAKLKEQLELSKREIVGLQERDRQLQSKNRNLHQLLKNEKDEVQKLQNIISSRATQYNHDMKRKEREYNKLRERLHQLVMNKKDKKLAMEVLNYVGRADGKRGAWRTDKTEARNEEEMYKVLLSDYEQRQKQLLLENAELKKVLQQMKKDIISLLPPQKQKPKERSEDGLVLSDQEEDIGELNKENMWELSCETVREQLTNSIRKQWRMLKNHVEKLDNQVSRGHSGAWNEKDVISREDHELETGKLELEIQQCKEMIKTQQQLLQQQLTCDDDTTLLLQDCYLLEERERLQEEWRLFREQKKNFEKERKSFTEAAIRLGLERKAFEEDRGAWLKHQFLSMTADCKPENTTTSAFLRSKF